A single window of Drosophila suzukii chromosome 3, CBGP_Dsuzu_IsoJpt1.0, whole genome shotgun sequence DNA harbors:
- the Cpr97Ea gene encoding uncharacterized protein Cpr97Ea isoform X2, protein MKVMQRVLLVGCLIVGVGMVRSQDYQDYQENTPRTAPLRLRANAAPARAEAPRADPVAILKQINKHNEDGSYTYGYEGADGSFKIETKLATGEVKGKYGYVDETGKVRVVEYGANKYGFQPSGEGITVAPPTLVDETAKEEPDYADEPVPQRPQKPYRPQPRPQPRPQPQPQPQYVQYEEEEEPQRRVQYAPQPQPQHQPIPQPQQHHQPSVGPAPPRLQVPGAQRTTDVLYSPLQRPARPEPDYSQSQSFGEGPSNVRISRPVYALPPASPAPSSARAQGFLAPASGGRPLLEPVGFGQAQQPIARPVQQQPSYQPQPQPQSRSGGGGGGSGLLDQLARDYALPQGNAQPLHDITFGYY, encoded by the exons ATGAAAGTG ATGCAACGCGTGTTACTTGTCGGCTGCCTCATAGTGGGAGTGGGCATGGTGAGATCACAGGACTATCAGGATTACCAGGAGAACACACCAAGGACGGCTCCCCTTCGGCTGCGAGCAAATGCCGCTCCTGCCCGTGCGGAAGCTCCTCGGGCCGATCCGGTGGCCATCCTCAAGCAGATCAACAA GCACAATGAAGATGGCTCCTACACCTATGGCTACGAGGGTGCCGATGGTTCCTTCAAAATCGAGACGAAGTTGGCCACCGGTGAAGTCAAGGGCAAGTACGGATATGTGGACGAAACCGGAAAGGTGAGGGTGGTGGAGTACGGAGCCAACAAGTACGGGTTCCAGCCCTCCGGAGAGGGCATCACAGTGGCACCACCCACGCTGGTCGATGAAACAGCCAAGGAGGAACCTGATTACGCAGATGAGCCGGTGCCCCAGCGTCCCCAAAAACCTTAT CGACCCCAGCCACGTCCACAGCCACGCCCGCAGCCGCAGCCCCAGCCGCAGTATGTGCAAtatgaggaggaggaggagccaCAACGTCGGGTGCAGTATGCACCACAGCCTCAGCCGCAGCATCAACCGATCCCGCAGCCccagcagcaccaccagccATCGGTGGGTCCTGCACCACCTAGACTCCAAGTTCCCGGCGCCCAGCGCACCACTGACGTGCTATATTCCCCACTCCAGCGTCCAGCTCGCCCAGAACCAGACTACTCCCAATCCCAGAGCTTCGGCGAGGGACCCTCTAATGTGCGGATTTCCCGGCCCGTTTACGCCCTGCCCCCCGCTTCGCCGGCTCCGAGCAGTGCCCGTGCTCAGGGATTCCTGGCCCCCGCCTCCGGAGGACGTCCACTGCTGGAACCCGTGGGCTTCGGCCAGGCCCAGCAGCCCATTGCTCGACCTGTCCAGCAGCAGCCGAGCTACCAGCCACAGCCGCAACCACAATCCCGCAGTGGTGGTGGAGGAGGTGGCTCCGGTTTGCTGGATCAGTTAGCCAGGGACTACGCATTGCCTCAAGGAAATGCCCAGCCACTGCACGACATCACCTTCGGCTACTACTGA
- the Cpr97Ea gene encoding uncharacterized protein Cpr97Ea isoform X1 — protein sequence MKVMQRVLLVGCLIVGVGMVRSQDYQDYQENTPRTAPLRLRANAAPARAEAPRADPVAILKQINKHNEDGSYTYGYEGADGSFKIETKLATGEVKGKYGYVDETGKVRVVEYGANKYGFQPSGEGITVAPPTLVDETAKEEPDYADEPVPQRPQKPYRVQRPQPRPQPRPQPQPQPQYVQYEEEEEPQRRVQYAPQPQPQHQPIPQPQQHHQPSVGPAPPRLQVPGAQRTTDVLYSPLQRPARPEPDYSQSQSFGEGPSNVRISRPVYALPPASPAPSSARAQGFLAPASGGRPLLEPVGFGQAQQPIARPVQQQPSYQPQPQPQSRSGGGGGGSGLLDQLARDYALPQGNAQPLHDITFGYY from the exons ATGAAAGTG ATGCAACGCGTGTTACTTGTCGGCTGCCTCATAGTGGGAGTGGGCATGGTGAGATCACAGGACTATCAGGATTACCAGGAGAACACACCAAGGACGGCTCCCCTTCGGCTGCGAGCAAATGCCGCTCCTGCCCGTGCGGAAGCTCCTCGGGCCGATCCGGTGGCCATCCTCAAGCAGATCAACAA GCACAATGAAGATGGCTCCTACACCTATGGCTACGAGGGTGCCGATGGTTCCTTCAAAATCGAGACGAAGTTGGCCACCGGTGAAGTCAAGGGCAAGTACGGATATGTGGACGAAACCGGAAAGGTGAGGGTGGTGGAGTACGGAGCCAACAAGTACGGGTTCCAGCCCTCCGGAGAGGGCATCACAGTGGCACCACCCACGCTGGTCGATGAAACAGCCAAGGAGGAACCTGATTACGCAGATGAGCCGGTGCCCCAGCGTCCCCAAAAACCTTAT CGTGTTCAGCGACCCCAGCCACGTCCACAGCCACGCCCGCAGCCGCAGCCCCAGCCGCAGTATGTGCAAtatgaggaggaggaggagccaCAACGTCGGGTGCAGTATGCACCACAGCCTCAGCCGCAGCATCAACCGATCCCGCAGCCccagcagcaccaccagccATCGGTGGGTCCTGCACCACCTAGACTCCAAGTTCCCGGCGCCCAGCGCACCACTGACGTGCTATATTCCCCACTCCAGCGTCCAGCTCGCCCAGAACCAGACTACTCCCAATCCCAGAGCTTCGGCGAGGGACCCTCTAATGTGCGGATTTCCCGGCCCGTTTACGCCCTGCCCCCCGCTTCGCCGGCTCCGAGCAGTGCCCGTGCTCAGGGATTCCTGGCCCCCGCCTCCGGAGGACGTCCACTGCTGGAACCCGTGGGCTTCGGCCAGGCCCAGCAGCCCATTGCTCGACCTGTCCAGCAGCAGCCGAGCTACCAGCCACAGCCGCAACCACAATCCCGCAGTGGTGGTGGAGGAGGTGGCTCCGGTTTGCTGGATCAGTTAGCCAGGGACTACGCATTGCCTCAAGGAAATGCCCAGCCACTGCACGACATCACCTTCGGCTACTACTGA
- the LOC108016126 gene encoding uncharacterized protein isoform X2, translating to MKVFRLSLLLVATLPLMCHAHPATDKSLSLEDTDLDNEPGESVKESQVQKRSGSFDYVAHLKSGLLSGIGQASASIASGSSGGSSGGGDSYKSHEIVVHGNSVDYDPWSFKKSVLNTIFQAVKAITGGVTALKGQLIKGSGYALSAGGNLVAAGGDKVTDVGKSIINSAHINSHTYATSHSSGGGGLFAKLTSLSGASSGGSSGHKTVSAPGPVLHHETITTYEIPTGHASYGPPSKPPSYSSATHQYLPPVGGASYSGGAPFSVSHPAAFESPPSNYLPSAYGQDVYHQ from the exons GTCTTCAGACTGAGTCTACTGCTGGTGGCCACCCTGCCTCtgatgtgccacgcccatccTGCCACCGACAAATCACTCTCACTGGAGGACACAGACCTCGACAACGAACCGGGTGAGAGTGTGAAGGAATCCCAGGTGCAAAAGCGATCCGGCAGCTTCGACTATGTGGCGCACCTGAAGTCCGGCCTGCTGTCCGGAATTGGCCAGGCCTCCGCCTCAATCGCCTCCGGCAGTTCCGGCGGAAGCAGCGGGGGCGGGGATAGCTACAAGTCCCACGAGATTGTTGTCCAT GGCAACTCGGTGGACTACGACCCCTGGTCGTTCAAGAAGTCCGTGCTGAACACCATCTTTCAGGCGGTCAAGGCCATCACCGGCGGGGTCACCGCTCTCAAGGGTCAGCTGATCAAGGGCAGCGGCTATGCGTTGAGTGCGGGCGGCAACCTGGTGGCCGCCGGTGGGGACAAGGTCACCGACGTGGGCAAGTCCATCATCAATTCGGCGCACATAAACTCGCACACCTACGCCACTAGTCACTCCTCCGGCGGCGGCGGTCTGTTCGCCAAGCTGACCTCCTTGTCGGGCGCCTCCTCAGGCGGCAGCAGCGGTCACAAGACGGTCTCCGCTCCTGGACCCGTCCTGCATCACGAGA CGATCACCACGTACGAGATACCCACCGGCCACGCCAGCTATGGACCCCCCTCGAAGCCGCCCTCCTACAGCAGCGCCACCCACCAGTACCTCCCGCCGGTGGGCGGGGCCAGCTACAGCGGCGGAGCGCCCTTCAGCGTGAGCCACCCGGCGGCCTTCGAGTCGCCGCCCAGCAACTACCTGCCATCGGCCTATGGACAAGATG TCTACCATCAGTAG
- the LOC108016126 gene encoding uncharacterized protein isoform X1, with product MKVFRLSLLLVATLPLMCHAHPATDKSLSLEDTDLDNEPGESVKESQVQKRSGSFDYVAHLKSGLLSGIGQASASIASGSSGGSSGGGDSYKSHEIVVHGNSVDYDPWSFKKSVLNTIFQAVKAITGGVTALKGQLIKGSGYALSAGGNLVAAGGDKVTDVGKSIINSAHINSHTYATSHSSGGGGLFAKLTSLSGASSGGSSGHKTVSAPGPVLHHETITTYEIPTGHASYGPPSKPPSYSSATHQYLPPVGGASYSGGAPFSVSHPAAFESPPSNYLPSAYGQDATSANSNDFNIYGRHAKLSDEEARKAALQLQEILSMLPNGKTEYTASKTVALDTGAPTGTGLEQAEIYNSYGLPLPNNLGTLESLSHTESITAAYNPASKNPADVYHQMAKRPSAEELYIQKHPNEGYDYPPPGAAAPPPPPPPPVSGDYRVENYHASKSNALKDLTPIIAALEVAKRKGNSHGSGPVYSIEKQVHKQSPHFQYLPPVVQKSKYVYSAPPSSYHPGHSGGYKVRRQVAPGGKHGKRVFRPQDYEIQDPLMFNRLLEV from the exons GTCTTCAGACTGAGTCTACTGCTGGTGGCCACCCTGCCTCtgatgtgccacgcccatccTGCCACCGACAAATCACTCTCACTGGAGGACACAGACCTCGACAACGAACCGGGTGAGAGTGTGAAGGAATCCCAGGTGCAAAAGCGATCCGGCAGCTTCGACTATGTGGCGCACCTGAAGTCCGGCCTGCTGTCCGGAATTGGCCAGGCCTCCGCCTCAATCGCCTCCGGCAGTTCCGGCGGAAGCAGCGGGGGCGGGGATAGCTACAAGTCCCACGAGATTGTTGTCCAT GGCAACTCGGTGGACTACGACCCCTGGTCGTTCAAGAAGTCCGTGCTGAACACCATCTTTCAGGCGGTCAAGGCCATCACCGGCGGGGTCACCGCTCTCAAGGGTCAGCTGATCAAGGGCAGCGGCTATGCGTTGAGTGCGGGCGGCAACCTGGTGGCCGCCGGTGGGGACAAGGTCACCGACGTGGGCAAGTCCATCATCAATTCGGCGCACATAAACTCGCACACCTACGCCACTAGTCACTCCTCCGGCGGCGGCGGTCTGTTCGCCAAGCTGACCTCCTTGTCGGGCGCCTCCTCAGGCGGCAGCAGCGGTCACAAGACGGTCTCCGCTCCTGGACCCGTCCTGCATCACGAGA CGATCACCACGTACGAGATACCCACCGGCCACGCCAGCTATGGACCCCCCTCGAAGCCGCCCTCCTACAGCAGCGCCACCCACCAGTACCTCCCGCCGGTGGGCGGGGCCAGCTACAGCGGCGGAGCGCCCTTCAGCGTGAGCCACCCGGCGGCCTTCGAGTCGCCGCCCAGCAACTACCTGCCATCGGCCTATGGACAAGATG CAACAAGTGCAAATAGCAATGACTTTAACATCTATGGACGCCACGCAAAGTTGTCGGATGAGGAGGCTCGAAAGGCGGCTCTGCAGCTCCAGGAGATCCTCAGCATGCTGCCCAATGGAAAAACGGAGTATACGGCCTCGAAAACGGTGGCTTTGGACACAGGTGCACCCACGGGAACGGGTTTGGAACAGGCGGAGATTTATAATAGCTATGGCTTACCTCTACCCAATAACCTGGGCACCTTGGAGTCCCTTTCGCACACGGAATCCATAACTGCTGCCTATAATCCGGCCTCTAAGAATCCAGCGGATGTTTACCATCAAATGGCTAAGAGACCGTCTGCTGAGGAGCTCTACATTCAGAAACATCCAAATGAGGGTTATGATTATCCACCACCTGGAGCAGCTGCAccaccgccaccaccaccgccgCCAGTTTCCGGGGATTACAGGGTGGAGAACTATCATGCCTCGAAGAGCAATGCCCTCAAGGATCTGACGCCCATTATAGCCGCCTTGGAGGTGGCCAAGAGGAAGGGTAATAGCCACGGAAGTGGACCCGTCTACTCCATCGAGAAGCAGGTTCACAAGCAGTCACCACACTTCCAGTATCTACCGCCAGTGGTGCAGAAGTCCAAGTATGTGTACAGTGCACCACCATCATCGTACCACCCAGGACACAGCGGTGGTTACAAGGTGCGCCGCCAGGTGGCGCCAGGCGGCAAGCACGGGAAGCGCGTCTTCCGGCCGCAGGACTACGAGATACAGGACCCACTGATGTTCAACCGCCTGCTGGAGGTCTAA